One region of Indicator indicator isolate 239-I01 chromosome 35, UM_Iind_1.1, whole genome shotgun sequence genomic DNA includes:
- the IL10 gene encoding interleukin-10 gives LLLAASTLPARGSSAEPSCLHFSELLPARLKELRSKFEEIKNYFQSKDDELSVQLLSSDLLDEFKGTFGCQSVSEMMRFYMEEVLPSAMRTSTDHQQSMGDLGNMLLSLKMTMRRCHRFFTCEKRSKAIRHIKETFDKMNENGIYKAMGEFDIFINYIEEYLMMKRKK, from the exons ctgctcctggctgccagcaccctgcctgccaGGGGCTCATCTGCTGAGCCCAGCTGCCTCCACTTCTCTGAGCTCCTGCCTGCAAGGCTCAAAGAGCTGAGGAGCAAATTTGAGGAAATCAAGAACTATTTT CAATCCAAAGATGATGAACTCAGCGtccagctgctcagctctgacCTGCTGGATGAATTCAAG GGGACCTTTGGCTGCCAGTCAGTGTCAGAGATGATGAGGTTCTACATGGAGGAGGTCCTGCCCAGTGCCATGAGGACCAGCACAGACCATCAGCAGAGCATGGGAGACCTGGGCAACATGCTGCTGAGCCTGAAGATGACAATGAGACGTTGT CACAGATTcttcacctgtgagaagagaagcAAAGCCATAAGGCACATCAAGGAGACCTTTGATAAG ATGAATGAGAATGGAATCTACAAAGCCATGGGAGAGTTTGACATTTTCATCAACTACATTGAAGAATATTTgatgatgaagaggaagaaatga